One Gloeocapsa sp. DLM2.Bin57 DNA window includes the following coding sequences:
- a CDS encoding methionine--tRNA ligase has product MQKFALTTPLYYVNDVPHIGSAYTTIVADAVARYQRLRGKKVLLITGTDEHGQKIQRTAAERGIPPQEHCDQIIASFTELWSKLNIQYDRFSRTTAQAHHQIVTEFFQRVWDQGDIYQDQQQGWYCVACEEFKEERELLEGHYCPIHTNKQAEWRDEQNYFFRLSKYQQKLADFYQEHPDFIQPVSRRNEVLSFVKQGLQDFSISRLNLEWGFPVPTDPQQTIYVWFDALLGYVTALLNPEDEPTLDNALASWWPINLHLIGKDILRFHAIYWPAMLLSAGLPLPGKVFGHGFLTKDGQKMGKSLGNTLDPFDLVERYGSDAVRFYFLKEIELGKDGDFNETRFINIVNADLANDLGNLLNRTLGMFNKYCQQKQLSVTGEDILDNNPLKQLGLDLSKSVFTQYEILNFNQGCEQIFSLIRASNKYIDETAPWQLYKQGEQREVEIVLYSVLESIRLAAYLLSPIIPNLSNAIYQQLGFLIDFNDKNLINQSTNYEQHSRWGTLKVNNNLSKPKPIFARIEIPN; this is encoded by the coding sequence ATGCAGAAATTTGCTTTAACCACTCCTTTATACTATGTTAACGACGTTCCCCACATTGGTAGTGCTTATACTACTATAGTAGCAGATGCTGTGGCTCGTTATCAACGTCTTAGAGGCAAAAAAGTACTCTTAATCACAGGAACAGATGAACATGGTCAAAAAATCCAACGCACAGCAGCAGAGAGAGGAATACCCCCCCAAGAACATTGTGACCAGATTATCGCTAGTTTTACAGAACTTTGGTCAAAGTTAAATATACAATACGATCGCTTTAGTCGCACCACAGCCCAAGCCCACCATCAAATTGTAACGGAATTTTTCCAAAGAGTTTGGGATCAAGGAGATATCTATCAGGATCAACAACAAGGTTGGTATTGTGTGGCTTGTGAAGAGTTCAAGGAAGAACGAGAATTATTAGAAGGTCATTATTGTCCTATTCATACCAATAAACAAGCAGAATGGCGAGATGAGCAAAATTATTTTTTTCGACTCTCCAAATATCAACAAAAATTAGCAGATTTTTATCAAGAACATCCCGATTTTATTCAACCCGTTAGCAGACGTAACGAAGTGTTAAGTTTTGTTAAGCAAGGTTTACAAGACTTTTCTATATCTCGTTTAAATTTAGAGTGGGGATTCCCTGTACCTACAGATCCTCAACAGACTATCTACGTTTGGTTTGACGCTTTATTAGGATATGTCACGGCTTTACTCAATCCCGAAGATGAACCAACCCTAGATAACGCTTTAGCTTCTTGGTGGCCCATTAATTTGCATCTAATTGGTAAAGATATTTTGCGTTTTCACGCTATTTATTGGCCCGCGATGTTACTTTCTGCTGGTTTACCCCTTCCTGGTAAAGTCTTTGGTCACGGTTTTTTAACCAAAGATGGACAAAAAATGGGCAAAAGTTTGGGAAATACTCTTGATCCTTTTGATTTAGTAGAACGTTATGGGTCAGACGCAGTACGCTTTTATTTCCTAAAAGAGATAGAATTAGGAAAAGATGGGGATTTTAATGAAACCCGTTTTATTAACATAGTCAACGCTGATTTAGCTAACGACTTAGGGAATTTACTTAATCGAACCCTAGGAATGTTTAATAAATATTGTCAGCAAAAACAACTCTCTGTAACAGGTGAAGATATCTTAGACAATAATCCGTTAAAACAACTAGGGCTAGATTTAAGTAAATCCGTGTTTACACAGTACGAAATTCTCAATTTTAACCAAGGTTGTGAACAGATTTTTAGTCTAATTCGTGCTAGTAATAAATATATCGACGAGACCGCACCTTGGCAACTATATAAACAGGGAGAACAACGAGAGGTTGAAATAGTCTTATATAGCGTTTTAGAATCAATTCGCTTAGCCGCTTATTTACTATCTCCAATTATCCCTAATCTTTCTAACGCAATTTATCAACAACTTGGCTTTTTGATTGACTTTAATGACAAAAATTTAATAAACCAATCTACTAATTATGAACAACATAGCCGATGGGGAACTCTTAAGGTTAACAACAATTTGAGTAAACCTAAACCTATTTTTGCCCGAATTGAAATCCCTAATTAA
- a CDS encoding NYN domain-containing protein encodes MWDNFESDPIFSPKQVLENRGRVAIFIDGSNLFYAALQLGVEIDYSKLLHCLTASSKLLRSFFYTGVDPTNEKQQGFLLWMRRNGYRVISKDLVQLPDGSKKANLDVEIAVDMMALVGTYDTAVLVSGDGDLAYAVDAVSYRGARVEVVSLRSMTSDCLINVADRYIDLEQIKQEIQKITKGDRDYGVISPNLNLLD; translated from the coding sequence ATGTGGGATAACTTTGAAAGTGACCCGATTTTCTCCCCTAAACAGGTGTTAGAAAATCGCGGTAGGGTAGCTATCTTTATCGATGGTTCTAATTTATTTTATGCAGCTTTACAACTTGGTGTAGAAATAGATTATAGTAAATTGCTACACTGTTTAACCGCTAGTTCTAAATTACTGCGTTCTTTCTTTTATACAGGAGTAGATCCCACTAACGAAAAACAACAAGGTTTTTTATTGTGGATGCGACGCAATGGTTATCGTGTTATATCTAAAGACTTAGTCCAATTACCCGATGGTTCAAAAAAAGCTAACCTAGACGTAGAAATAGCCGTTGATATGATGGCTTTAGTAGGAACTTATGATACAGCGGTTTTAGTAAGTGGAGATGGTGATTTAGCCTATGCAGTTGACGCCGTAAGTTATCGTGGTGCTAGAGTAGAAGTAGTTAGTTTACGTTCCATGACTAGTGATTGTTTGATTAATGTCGCCGATCGCTATATCGATTTAGAACAGATTAAACAAGAAATTCAAAAAATCACTAAGGGCGATCGCGATTATGGGGTTATTTCGCCTAATCTTAATTTACTAGACTAG
- a CDS encoding heme-copper oxidase subunit III, whose product MQISTDITSSSVSAEQEHHGHPDFRIFGVVLFLIAEGMIFLGLFSAFLIYRSMIPVWPPEGTPELETLLPGINSIILISSSFVMHQGQAAIKKNDVAGLRLWFGITALMGAIFLAGQLYEYFHLEFGLTTNLFASSFYVLTGFHGLHVTVGLLLILCVLWRSQRPNHYSSQSHFGVEAAELYWHFVDVVWVILFILVYLL is encoded by the coding sequence ATGCAAATTTCAACTGATATCACTAGTTCTTCTGTGTCTGCTGAACAAGAACACCATGGACATCCTGATTTTCGTATCTTTGGGGTGGTTTTATTCCTAATCGCTGAGGGAATGATTTTTCTGGGTCTATTTTCGGCTTTTTTAATCTATCGCAGTATGATACCCGTTTGGCCCCCTGAAGGGACTCCTGAGTTAGAAACTCTCTTACCTGGAATTAATAGTATCATCCTAATCTCTAGTAGTTTTGTGATGCACCAAGGACAAGCAGCGATTAAGAAAAATGATGTTGCTGGTTTGCGTCTCTGGTTCGGTATAACTGCTTTAATGGGTGCTATCTTTCTCGCAGGACAGTTATACGAGTATTTCCATCTAGAGTTTGGTTTGACTACTAATCTGTTTGCGAGCAGTTTTTATGTACTTACGGGATTTCATGGTCTCCACGTTACGGTAGGGTTATTGTTAATCCTCTGTGTCTTGTGGCGATCGCAACGCCCTAACCACTATTCTAGTCAGAGTCATTTTGGCGTAGAAGCTGCAGAATTATACTGGCACTTCGTTGATGTTGTTTGGGTAATTCTGTTTATTCTGGTCTATTTACTTTAA
- the ctaD gene encoding cytochrome c oxidase subunit I — protein sequence MTAAISATKQRKWQDYFTFCTDHKVIGIQYLVSSFFFYFIGGIFAEIMRTELATPEPDLVSPELYNQLLTLHGTIMIFLWIVPAAAGFANYLIPLMVGAEDMAFPRLNALAFWINPPAGVLLLSSFFVGAPQSGWTSYPPLSLLSGKWGEEFWILSILLIGTSSILGAINFITTILKMRIPDMDIHSMPLFCWAMLASSALALLSTPVLAAALVLLSFDLIIGTNFFNPAGGGNPIVYQHLFWFYSHPAVYIMILPFFGIISEVLPVHSRKPIFGYRAIAYSSLAISFLGLIVWAHHMFTSGTPGWLRMFFMATTMLIAVPTGIKIFSWCATLWGGKLNLNTSLLFGIGFVSSFLIGGLSGVMIASVPFDIHVHDTYFIVAHFHYVLFGGSVLGLYAGVYHWFPKMTGRMVNETLGRIHFVMSFIGLNVTFLPMHELGLMGMNRRIALYDLEFQPLNLISTIGSYILATSTIPFIINVIWSLNKGTQAERNPWRSLTLEWQTSSPPAIENFSEPPVLWSGPYEYGIDSESIESESVQDLLTEVASEG from the coding sequence ATGACTGCAGCAATTAGCGCCACTAAACAACGTAAGTGGCAAGATTACTTTACTTTTTGTACTGACCACAAAGTTATTGGTATTCAATACTTGGTGTCTTCGTTTTTCTTTTACTTTATCGGTGGTATCTTCGCTGAGATTATGCGCACCGAATTAGCTACCCCAGAACCAGATCTAGTTAGTCCTGAGTTATATAATCAGTTACTAACACTCCATGGAACGATCATGATTTTTCTCTGGATTGTTCCTGCAGCGGCGGGATTTGCTAACTATCTGATCCCTCTAATGGTGGGGGCTGAAGATATGGCGTTTCCTCGCTTAAATGCTTTAGCTTTCTGGATTAATCCACCCGCAGGAGTACTATTATTGAGTAGTTTTTTTGTGGGTGCTCCTCAATCGGGTTGGACTTCTTATCCTCCTCTGAGTTTACTCAGTGGTAAATGGGGGGAAGAATTCTGGATTCTCAGTATCCTGTTGATCGGCACTTCTTCCATTTTAGGGGCGATTAATTTTATCACCACCATTCTGAAAATGCGGATTCCTGATATGGATATCCACAGTATGCCTCTATTTTGCTGGGCTATGCTCGCTTCTTCGGCTTTAGCTTTACTTTCTACCCCAGTTTTGGCGGCTGCACTAGTTTTGTTGTCCTTTGATTTGATTATTGGGACTAATTTCTTCAACCCCGCAGGTGGAGGAAATCCGATTGTCTATCAACATTTGTTCTGGTTTTACTCTCATCCCGCGGTATATATCATGATTTTACCGTTTTTTGGGATTATCTCAGAGGTGTTACCTGTACACTCCCGTAAGCCTATTTTTGGTTATCGGGCGATCGCTTATTCTAGTTTAGCGATTAGCTTTTTGGGGTTAATCGTCTGGGCACACCATATGTTTACTAGTGGTACTCCTGGTTGGTTGCGGATGTTTTTTATGGCAACTACTATGTTGATTGCTGTACCTACGGGTATTAAAATCTTCAGTTGGTGTGCGACTTTGTGGGGAGGTAAGTTAAATCTCAATACTTCTTTATTATTCGGGATTGGCTTTGTCTCTTCTTTCTTGATTGGTGGTTTAAGCGGTGTCATGATCGCTTCTGTACCTTTTGATATCCACGTTCATGATACCTATTTTATCGTGGCTCATTTTCACTACGTCTTGTTTGGTGGTAGTGTTTTGGGTTTATACGCGGGTGTGTATCACTGGTTTCCCAAAATGACTGGACGCATGGTCAATGAAACTCTTGGGAGAATCCATTTTGTGATGAGTTTTATTGGTTTGAATGTTACTTTCTTACCTATGCACGAATTGGGTTTAATGGGGATGAATCGTCGTATTGCTCTCTATGATCTAGAGTTTCAACCTTTGAATCTGATTTCTACCATTGGTTCTTACATTTTGGCTACTTCTACGATTCCTTTTATCATTAATGTGATTTGGAGTCTGAATAAGGGTACACAGGCTGAACGCAATCCTTGGCGGAGTTTGACTCTAGAATGGCAAACTTCCTCACCTCCTGCTATTGAAAACTTTAGCGAACCTCCCGTGTTGTGGTCAGGTCCTTATGAATACGGTATCGATTCTGAATCTATAGAGTCAGAGTCGGTGCAAGATTTACTAACAGAAGTCGCTTCAGAGGGTTAA
- a CDS encoding cytochrome c oxidase subunit II, which produces MNIPSNIITLVAGIIVTMISIWYGQNHGLMPVAASEEAIQVDGLFNLMVTIACGLFLIVQGTLVFCLIKFRRKQGDTTDGPPIEGNIPLEIVWTAIPTIIVFILSIYSFEVYNNMGGLDPMASMASHHSPSQHQHHQPMLAMANQSQISLGIGDSPDENSNSPVYVDVNGIQYAWIFNYADSGIISGELRVPVEHPVHLNLRAGDVIHAFWLPEFRLKQDTIPGQDATLVFTPTRIGDYPIICAELCGAYHGGMKSRLYVMSETDYQEWLQENIIAQTQEGVNTVAVNTSEMSDGEYLTPYAQEMGVNQEIIAQLRQIQ; this is translated from the coding sequence GTGAATATTCCTAGTAACATTATCACTCTAGTAGCTGGTATCATCGTAACGATGATTAGTATCTGGTATGGACAAAATCATGGTTTAATGCCAGTAGCTGCTTCTGAAGAAGCAATACAAGTAGATGGTCTTTTTAACCTGATGGTGACTATCGCTTGCGGTTTATTTTTGATTGTGCAAGGAACTTTAGTTTTTTGTCTAATCAAGTTCCGCAGAAAACAAGGAGACACCACAGATGGACCACCTATAGAGGGGAATATACCCCTAGAAATAGTCTGGACTGCGATTCCCACTATTATCGTATTTATCCTATCTATCTATAGCTTTGAAGTCTATAACAACATGGGAGGACTCGATCCCATGGCGTCCATGGCTTCTCATCACTCCCCATCTCAACATCAACATCATCAACCCATGTTGGCGATGGCAAATCAATCCCAGATTAGCTTAGGAATTGGGGATAGTCCTGATGAAAATAGTAATTCTCCTGTTTACGTAGATGTCAATGGGATTCAATACGCCTGGATTTTTAACTATGCAGATTCAGGAATAATTAGTGGTGAGTTGCGCGTACCTGTGGAACACCCTGTACATCTGAATCTCAGAGCAGGAGACGTAATCCACGCTTTCTGGTTGCCAGAATTTCGCCTTAAACAAGATACGATACCAGGACAAGATGCAACCTTGGTCTTTACACCTACTCGCATCGGTGACTATCCTATTATCTGTGCTGAACTCTGTGGGGCTTATCATGGAGGGATGAAAAGTCGGTTATACGTGATGTCAGAAACCGACTATCAAGAATGGTTACAAGAGAATATCATTGCTCAAACCCAAGAGGGAGTTAATACCGTCGCTGTCAATACCTCTGAAATGTCAGATGGTGAATATTTAACACCCTACGCTCAAGAAATGGGCGTAAATCAAGAAATTATCGCTCAATTAAGACAAATACAGTAA
- a CDS encoding heme A synthase, whose translation MTESAIKTKILAKTEAPTVEKWLRLLLWKMTIATLLLMAIGSATRVMNAGLACPDWPLCYGQLVPTAQMNLQVFLEWFHRLDASLIGVLAIALMGLAWWYRQQLPSWLPIGATAAFLLIVFQGILGGLTVTELLRFDIVTAHLATALLFFCTLLTMAILLTPYQGTNAAHNLPWLSATAAIFVYLQSLLGALVASRWALHQCLGNSQLCFVMNSHILGIIPPTLLTLILTFKAWQTPGLHPLLRQLANLASSLVIFQIVLGMATFRLHLQVEPLTVAHQTVGATLLGSLVAFTVLAIRDKAQNNKKITQLV comes from the coding sequence ATGACAGAATCAGCAATAAAAACTAAGATATTGGCTAAAACAGAAGCACCCACAGTAGAAAAATGGCTGCGTCTCCTCCTTTGGAAGATGACGATCGCTACTTTGTTACTGATGGCGATTGGTAGCGCCACACGAGTAATGAACGCGGGTTTAGCTTGTCCTGATTGGCCCTTGTGCTATGGTCAACTAGTACCTACAGCACAAATGAATTTGCAAGTGTTCCTAGAATGGTTTCATCGTCTTGACGCTAGTTTAATCGGAGTTCTGGCGATCGCTCTGATGGGTTTGGCTTGGTGGTATCGTCAACAATTACCCTCTTGGTTACCAATAGGAGCAACAGCAGCATTTCTCCTCATCGTCTTTCAAGGTATCCTTGGGGGTTTAACCGTGACAGAATTACTTCGTTTTGACATAGTTACCGCACATTTAGCTACAGCATTATTATTTTTCTGTACCCTTCTGACTATGGCAATCTTGCTAACCCCCTATCAGGGAACAAATGCAGCCCATAATCTACCTTGGTTGAGCGCAACCGCGGCTATTTTCGTGTATCTACAGAGTTTACTAGGAGCTCTAGTCGCCTCTCGTTGGGCTTTACATCAATGTCTCGGTAATTCTCAACTCTGTTTCGTCATGAATAGTCATATCTTGGGGATTATTCCTCCGACTCTATTGACTTTGATTTTAACCTTCAAAGCTTGGCAAACTCCCGGATTACATCCCCTGTTGCGTCAACTAGCGAATCTAGCTAGTAGTCTAGTTATCTTCCAAATAGTCTTGGGTATGGCTACTTTTCGTTTACATCTTCAGGTTGAGCCACTCACTGTAGCTCATCAAACCGTAGGAGCAACTCTTTTAGGTAGCTTAGTGGCATTTACTGTCTTAGCTATCCGAGATAAAGCCCAAAATAACAAAAAAATCACACAATTGGTATAA
- a CDS encoding protoheme IX farnesyltransferase, with protein sequence MIGTTLSPRNENFLQVIKSYYLLTKPRIIPLLLITTAASMWLAGKGEVNPLQVCITLLGGTLAAASAQTFNCIYDQDIDYQMLRTRARPIPSGRVQPRHALFFAIILGIASFCLFAFLINLLSAWLAMSGIVFYLLIYTHMLKRHSTQNIVIGGAAGAIPPLVGWAAVTGELSLAAWTLFVMIFLWTPPHFWSLALMIRDDYAQVEIPMLPVIKGAALTVNQIWLYTWLAVISSFILVYPLHAVGIVYTLTAIVLALIFLYKAWLLKQSPDDKDLARSLFKYSILYMMLLCTAIVVDSYCF encoded by the coding sequence ATGATTGGTACTACCTTATCTCCTCGTAACGAGAACTTTCTACAAGTAATCAAAAGTTACTATCTCTTAACTAAACCGAGAATTATTCCCCTACTCCTGATTACTACAGCAGCTTCAATGTGGTTAGCAGGCAAAGGAGAAGTTAACCCCTTACAAGTATGTATTACTCTATTGGGGGGAACTCTCGCGGCAGCTAGCGCCCAAACCTTTAATTGTATCTATGACCAAGATATCGATTATCAAATGTTGCGGACTCGTGCTCGCCCCATTCCTTCGGGAAGAGTACAGCCCCGTCACGCTCTCTTTTTTGCTATTATCCTAGGTATTGCTTCTTTTTGTCTATTTGCTTTCTTGATCAACCTCTTAAGCGCTTGGTTAGCAATGTCAGGTATAGTCTTCTATCTGTTGATTTATACCCATATGCTCAAACGTCATAGCACCCAAAATATCGTGATTGGTGGTGCAGCTGGTGCAATCCCTCCTTTAGTCGGTTGGGCTGCGGTTACAGGAGAATTAAGTCTAGCTGCTTGGACTTTATTTGTGATGATTTTCCTGTGGACTCCCCCTCATTTTTGGTCTCTAGCTTTGATGATTCGCGATGACTATGCCCAAGTAGAAATACCTATGCTACCAGTGATTAAAGGAGCAGCTTTAACAGTCAACCAGATTTGGCTCTATACTTGGTTAGCGGTAATCTCCAGCTTTATTTTGGTTTATCCTCTCCATGCTGTTGGGATTGTTTATACCCTAACCGCTATTGTCTTAGCCCTCATTTTTCTCTATAAAGCTTGGTTACTTAAGCAATCTCCCGATGATAAGGATTTAGCTCGCTCTCTGTTTAAATACTCTATACTCTACATGATGCTCTTGTGTACTGCTATTGTAGTTGATAGCTACTGTTTTTAG
- a CDS encoding ABC transporter ATP-binding protein, producing the protein MTIVTARSLKKDFGIKEILIDANFSLDEGDKVGLIGTNGSGKSTLLKMIAGIEPIDGGEIKVNPGSKVIYLPQEPDLQDDYTVLEQVFAHSSQEMGLVKEYEEISTQLGENQGDNTNLLAKLTNVSQRIEAAGAWELETNAKIILNKLGITDFHARVGNLSGGYRKRIALASALLSTPDLLLIDEPTNHLDAIAIEWLQSYLNHYQGALLLITHDRYFLDCVTNRILEIDRGNFYAYAGNYAYYLEKKAAAEEMLASSQRKHQGVLRRELEWLRRGPKARSTKQKARIDRIKAMQEQNFQPALGKVGISTASTRLGKKVIELHNISKAYGEKTLIKDFTYIFNPEDRVGIIGSNGAGKSTLMDIITARVTPDSGRVEIGSTVKIGYFDQHSESLIGHEEKRVIEYLKNIAELVKTADGSIITASQMLERFLFPPNQQYAPIHKLSGGEKRRLFLLEVLMGAPNVLILDEPTNDLDVQTLAVLEEYLEDFLGCVIVVSHDRYFLDRTVDTIFAFEGEGKLRQYPGNYSVYLETQKTANLETKTSKTTSKKPLKPSQPANTYNKLSFKEKREYETLEPKIEQLEQEKSKLEAILYQTPPDDFQELQLLSANLAKILTEIETATERWLELAERDN; encoded by the coding sequence ATGACTATTGTAACAGCGCGATCGCTTAAAAAAGATTTTGGGATCAAAGAAATTCTCATTGATGCTAACTTCAGTCTCGACGAAGGAGATAAAGTTGGTTTAATTGGTACTAATGGCTCTGGTAAATCCACTCTCCTCAAGATGATCGCAGGAATTGAGCCTATTGATGGTGGTGAAATTAAAGTCAATCCAGGTTCTAAAGTCATTTATCTACCCCAAGAACCAGATCTTCAAGATGATTATACCGTCTTAGAGCAAGTTTTCGCTCATAGTAGTCAAGAAATGGGTTTAGTCAAAGAATATGAAGAAATCTCTACTCAACTTGGGGAAAATCAGGGAGATAACACCAATCTCCTGGCAAAACTTACCAATGTCAGTCAACGTATTGAAGCCGCGGGAGCTTGGGAATTAGAAACCAACGCTAAAATTATCCTAAATAAATTAGGGATAACAGACTTTCACGCTAGGGTAGGCAACCTCTCAGGAGGTTATCGTAAACGTATTGCTTTAGCTTCAGCATTACTATCTACACCAGATTTACTACTAATTGATGAACCTACTAACCATCTCGACGCCATAGCTATAGAATGGTTACAGAGTTATCTTAACCATTATCAAGGTGCACTGCTATTAATTACTCACGATCGCTATTTTCTTGATTGTGTAACCAATAGAATCCTGGAAATAGACCGAGGTAACTTTTATGCTTACGCAGGCAACTACGCTTATTACCTAGAAAAAAAAGCAGCAGCTGAAGAAATGCTCGCGAGTAGTCAACGCAAACACCAGGGAGTGTTACGAAGAGAACTAGAATGGTTACGAAGAGGTCCAAAAGCTCGCAGCACTAAGCAAAAAGCCAGAATTGACCGCATCAAGGCGATGCAGGAGCAAAACTTCCAACCAGCACTAGGAAAAGTAGGTATTTCTACAGCTAGTACTCGTTTAGGTAAAAAAGTCATCGAATTACATAATATTTCCAAAGCCTACGGAGAAAAAACCCTGATTAAAGACTTTACTTATATTTTCAATCCCGAGGATAGAGTAGGTATCATTGGTAGCAATGGTGCGGGTAAATCAACCTTAATGGATATCATTACTGCTAGAGTTACTCCTGATTCTGGCAGAGTAGAAATAGGCTCAACGGTAAAGATTGGCTATTTTGACCAACATTCAGAAAGTTTAATTGGTCATGAAGAGAAAAGAGTGATTGAATATCTCAAAAATATAGCCGAATTAGTTAAAACAGCAGACGGAAGTATTATCACCGCTTCTCAAATGCTAGAAAGATTCTTATTTCCACCGAATCAACAATACGCACCCATCCATAAACTTTCAGGAGGAGAAAAAAGACGTCTCTTTCTTTTAGAAGTACTTATGGGTGCTCCCAATGTACTAATTTTAGACGAACCCACCAATGATTTAGACGTACAAACCCTAGCGGTTTTAGAAGAATATCTCGAAGACTTTTTAGGTTGTGTCATCGTTGTTTCTCACGATCGCTATTTTTTAGATCGCACCGTTGACACTATTTTTGCTTTTGAAGGAGAGGGTAAACTACGTCAATACCCTGGTAATTATTCTGTCTATCTAGAAACGCAAAAAACAGCCAATCTAGAAACCAAAACCTCTAAAACAACCAGTAAAAAACCCCTTAAACCCTCTCAACCTGCTAACACTTATAATAAACTCTCCTTTAAAGAAAAACGGGAATATGAAACCTTAGAGCCAAAAATAGAGCAATTAGAGCAAGAAAAAAGCAAATTAGAGGCTATCCTTTACCAAACCCCCCCCGATGACTTCCAAGAATTACAACTTCTTAGTGCTAATTTAGCTAAAATCTTAACCGAAATTGAAACAGCCACAGAGCGTTGGCTAGAATTAGCCGAAAGAGATAATTAA
- a CDS encoding DUF3181 family protein has translation MSNYNSTEAIEKLAATIGENIYIEIAKWNLYLSDAHLHTLVAEKAYNLIESKSVSEAKIIALLESIPVTLGEGRTQLTLKDVIPRQCETKLIDILEEYQDN, from the coding sequence ATGAGTAACTACAATTCAACCGAAGCTATCGAAAAACTAGCAGCTACTATTGGCGAGAATATCTATATCGAAATCGCCAAATGGAATCTCTATTTATCTGATGCTCATCTCCATACCTTAGTAGCTGAAAAAGCCTATAACCTGATTGAGAGTAAATCGGTAAGCGAAGCTAAAATCATCGCTTTATTAGAATCTATACCAGTGACATTAGGGGAAGGAAGAACACAATTAACCCTTAAAGACGTCATCCCGAGGCAATGTGAAACCAAACTAATCGATATACTAGAAGAATATCAAGATAATTAA
- a CDS encoding SDR family NAD(P)-dependent oxidoreductase encodes MSNLDQAVIVLTGALGGFGQEFTKQLLAANSYLILSDCYPTHNLEQNQVNRGKILAYISSDLTTPTGCQHLYHQVKSLNTPVDILINNAGIGLYGRMDEIPPEKWQQLMMVNLLAPMTLSSLFIPDMISRKQGHIVNISSVAGLTAPAGLAHYCASKFGLRGFSEGLRAELQPYNIKVSTVYPFFSRTPILQSERYGTLAQERDPDFPNKIATNPVKVIKNIIQGIKSDRREIFPDAYAQSISLLKRYFPRLIDMIK; translated from the coding sequence ATGAGTAATTTAGATCAAGCAGTAATTGTACTTACAGGAGCTTTAGGAGGATTTGGTCAAGAATTTACTAAACAACTTTTAGCGGCTAATAGTTATCTAATCTTGAGCGATTGCTATCCTACTCATAACCTTGAACAAAATCAAGTTAACAGGGGTAAAATCCTCGCCTATATTAGCAGTGATTTAACTACCCCGACAGGTTGTCAACATCTTTATCACCAAGTTAAAAGTCTCAATACTCCCGTAGATATTTTAATCAACAACGCGGGGATAGGATTATATGGACGCATGGATGAAATACCCCCAGAAAAATGGCAACAACTGATGATGGTTAATCTCCTCGCACCTATGACTCTATCCTCTCTGTTTATCCCCGACATGATTAGTCGTAAACAAGGACATATAGTTAATATATCTTCTGTAGCAGGTTTAACCGCACCCGCGGGATTAGCTCACTATTGTGCTAGTAAATTTGGTTTACGGGGTTTTAGCGAAGGATTGCGGGCTGAACTTCAACCCTATAACATTAAGGTAAGCACAGTTTATCCCTTTTTTAGTCGAACTCCCATACTACAATCAGAACGTTACGGGACACTCGCTCAAGAAAGAGATCCAGATTTCCCCAATAAAATCGCTACTAATCCCGTTAAGGTTATTAAGAATATTATTCAAGGGATAAAAAGCGATCGCCGAGAAATATTCCCCGATGCTTACGCTCAAAGTATCTCTTTACTCAAGCGTTATTTTCCCAGATTAATTGATATGATCAAATAA
- a CDS encoding DUF29 family protein translates to MEEILELKELLLKGDLKGSLVIVSELEEMSKSAIISTIRSYAVILLLHLIKQQAENRTTRSWDVSIRNSVREIQRKNKRKKAGGYYLNDQELHETLEEAYLNALDLASLEVAEGSYLPEEIEQKVNHQELINQALVLLKKIN, encoded by the coding sequence ATGGAAGAAATATTAGAATTAAAAGAATTGCTACTCAAAGGAGATTTAAAAGGTTCATTAGTAATTGTTAGCGAACTAGAAGAAATGAGTAAAAGTGCTATCATTAGTACAATTCGGAGTTATGCAGTTATTTTATTATTACATTTAATTAAACAACAAGCCGAAAATCGTACTACTCGTTCTTGGGATGTATCTATCCGTAATTCAGTTCGAGAAATTCAACGTAAAAATAAACGTAAAAAAGCAGGAGGATATTATCTTAATGATCAAGAGTTACACGAAACCCTAGAAGAAGCTTATCTAAATGCATTAGATTTAGCATCTTTAGAAGTAGCAGAAGGAAGTTATTTACCAGAAGAAATTGAACAAAAAGTTAATCACCAAGAGTTAATTAATCAAGCTTTGGTTTTATTGAAAAAGATTAATTAA